A single window of Engraulis encrasicolus isolate BLACKSEA-1 chromosome 20, IST_EnEncr_1.0, whole genome shotgun sequence DNA harbors:
- the LOC134435938 gene encoding glutathione S-transferase A-like — protein sequence MANDMFLLWGSGSPPCWRVMIALEEKDLQGYGHKVFSFEKGEHKSKEVLDINPRGQLPSFRHGTTVINESVAACIYLENHFKSQGNQLIPSDQSEQALVFQRSIEAPNAQQKMIDVLTYRFRVPEEERHETALKRTKDAGTAEFQLWESYLQKTGPYIAGKTFSMADAVFFPTLGLAFQLGLRREAYPNLAAYHDLLRERPSVKATWAQHWLTSSPFKEPPLRDL from the exons ATGGCGAATGACATGTTTCTTCTGTGGGGTTCTGGCTCTCCTCCGTGTTGGAGAGTGATGATTGCACTGGAGGAGAAAGACCTGCAAGGATATGGACACAAGGTGTTTTCATTTGAAAAGGGAGAGCACAAATCTAAAGAGGTCCTCGACATCAACCCAAGGGGACAG CTCCCCTCATTTCGCCACGGCACCACTGTTATAAACGAATCGGTTGCAGCCTGCATCTATTTGGAG AACCATTTCAAATCCCAGGGCAACCAGTTGATTCCAAGTGACCAATCAGAACAGGCTCTGGTGTTCCAGCGTTCCATTGAGGCCCCAAATGCGCAGCAGAAAATGA ttgatgTTCTGACATACCGTTTCCGGGtaccagaggaggagaggcatgAGACAGCATTGAAGAGAACAAAGGATGCTGGTACAGCGGAGTTTCAACTGTGGGAGAGCTATCTGCAGAAG ACGGGTCCGTACATCGCTGGCAAGACCTTCTCCATGGCCGACGCCGTGTTCTTCCCCACCTTGGGTCTTGCATTCCAGCTAGG CTTGCGTCGGGAGGCTTACCCCAACCTGGCGGCCTACCATGATCTCCTGAGGGAGCGGCCCAGCGTCAAGGCCACCTGGGCACAGCACTGGCTCACCAGCTCCCCCTTCAAGGAGCCCCCACTAAGGGACCTGTGA
- the LOC134436695 gene encoding glutathione S-transferase A-like — MAKDMFLFWGSGSPPCWRIMIALEEKNLPGYQHKLLSFEKGEHKSQEVLDVNPRGQLPAFRHGPNAINESVAACMYLEDQFKSQGAPLIPSDAAEKALAYQRSIEALTVHQKIVDVVTYTRRVPEEERHDAAVKRNIEGLRTEFGVWEGYLHKTGPYIAGKTFSIADVVFFPTLALAFHIGMQHEKFPKLTSYYNLLKERPSIKKTWPEHWLTSPPTFNHLKDV, encoded by the exons ATGGCCAAGGACATGTTTCTCTTCTGGGGCTCTGGATCTCCTCCGTGTTGGAGGATCATGATTGCGCTGGAGGAGAAAAACCTGCCCGGTTATCAGCACAAGCTGCTGTCTTTTGAGAAGGGGGAGCACAAGTCGCAGGAAGTTCTGGATGTCAACCCGAGGGGACAG CTGCCTGCATTCCGACATGGTCCCAATGCGATAAACGAGTCGGTTGCAGCCTGCATGTACTTGGAG GACCAGTTTAAGTCGCAGGGGGCTCCCCTGATCCCCAGTGATGCTGCAGAGAAGGCCCTGGCCTACCAACGCTCCATAGAGGCCCTCACGGTGCACCAGAAGATAG TGGATGTCGTGACGTACACCAGGCGTGTTCCTGAGGAGGAGAGACATGATGCGGCCGTGAAGAGGAACATCGAGGGGCTGAGGACCGAGTTTGGAGTGTGGGAGGGATACCTGCACAAG ACGGGTCCGTACATCGCTGGCAAGACCTTCTCCATAGCTGACGTTGTGTTCTTCCCCACCTTGGCTCTTGCATTCCACATTGG GATGCAGCACGAGAAGTTTCCCAAGCTGACGTCCTACTACAACTTGCTGAAGGAGCGGCCCAGTATCAAGAAGACCTGGCCCGAACACTGGCTAACCAGCCCCCCGACCTTCAACCACCTCAAGGACGTCTAA